In Phaeobacter inhibens DSM 16374, the following proteins share a genomic window:
- a CDS encoding BMP family lipoprotein, with translation MTLMKSLMSAAAAVALTAGAAMAEPALIFDLGGKFDKSFNEAAFAGAQRWAEETGESFREIELQSEAQREQALRRFAEAGANPIVMAGFAFADALGQVAADYPDTKFVIIDMVVDAPNVRSVVFNEHEGSYLVGMLAAKASKSGTVGFIGGMDIPLIRKFACGYAEGVKAANPDATVIANMTGTTPAAWNDPVKGSELTKAQISQGADVVYAAAGGTGVGVLQTAADEGILSIGVDSNQNHLHPGKVLTSMMKRVDNAVFEAFSDGTELETGFSVMGLSNGGVGFAVDDNNASLITEEMTAATDDAAAKIATGEITVHDYMSDDSCPALSF, from the coding sequence ATGACCCTGATGAAATCCCTGATGAGCGCAGCGGCAGCCGTGGCGCTGACAGCCGGTGCTGCGATGGCAGAACCCGCGCTGATCTTCGATCTGGGCGGCAAGTTCGACAAGTCCTTCAACGAAGCAGCCTTCGCCGGCGCGCAGCGTTGGGCTGAAGAGACCGGCGAAAGCTTCCGTGAAATCGAACTGCAGTCAGAAGCTCAGCGAGAGCAGGCGCTGCGCCGCTTTGCCGAAGCTGGCGCAAACCCGATCGTGATGGCAGGCTTTGCCTTCGCCGACGCTCTGGGTCAGGTCGCTGCAGACTACCCGGACACCAAATTCGTGATCATCGACATGGTTGTGGACGCGCCCAATGTCCGCTCCGTTGTCTTCAATGAGCATGAAGGCTCCTACCTCGTGGGTATGCTGGCGGCCAAAGCCTCCAAATCGGGCACTGTTGGTTTCATCGGCGGCATGGATATCCCTTTGATCCGCAAATTCGCCTGTGGCTATGCCGAGGGCGTGAAAGCGGCCAATCCGGACGCAACCGTGATCGCCAATATGACCGGCACCACCCCGGCGGCGTGGAATGACCCGGTCAAGGGCTCCGAGCTGACCAAAGCGCAGATCAGCCAGGGCGCTGACGTTGTTTATGCTGCAGCAGGCGGCACTGGCGTTGGCGTACTGCAGACCGCAGCCGACGAAGGCATCCTGTCGATCGGCGTGGACAGCAATCAGAACCACCTGCACCCGGGTAAGGTCCTGACCTCCATGATGAAGCGCGTCGACAACGCTGTGTTTGAGGCCTTCTCCGACGGTACTGAGCTGGAAACAGGTTTCTCCGTCATGGGCCTGTCCAATGGTGGTGTGGGCTTCGCGGTTGACGACAACAACGCGTCGCTGATTACCGAGGAGATGACGGCCGCGACTGATGACGCCGCTGCCAAGATCGCCACCGGTGAGATCACTGTGCATGACTATATGTCGGATGACAGCTGCCCGGCTCTGTCTTTTTAA
- a CDS encoding sulfite exporter TauE/SafE family protein: protein MQIYLPIAEVSVNAFLLLGLGGMVGILSGMFGVGGGFLMTPLLFFIGIPPAVAVATEANQIVASSFSGVLAHFRRRTVDIKMGLVLQAGGLLGAALGVVVFNYLKALGQVDLLVKLCYVVFLGVVGGLMFVESLNAIRKSKASAGAAPAPRRQRGWVHALPFKMRFRTSGLYISVIPPLLVGVVVGILAAIMGVGGGFIMVPAMIYILGMPTKVVVGTSLFQIILVTAFTTMLHATTNYTVDIVLAVLLLVGGVIGAQIGTRIGVYLKAEQLRILLALMVIVVCVKLGLDLLLMPSELYSLGSDGGH, encoded by the coding sequence ATGCAGATTTATCTTCCCATCGCCGAGGTGTCGGTCAACGCATTCCTGCTTCTGGGGCTCGGCGGTATGGTCGGCATCCTGTCCGGCATGTTCGGTGTTGGCGGCGGCTTTTTGATGACGCCGCTTTTGTTTTTCATCGGCATCCCTCCTGCGGTTGCCGTGGCGACCGAAGCCAATCAGATCGTCGCCTCCTCTTTCTCCGGCGTTCTTGCCCATTTCAGGCGGCGAACCGTAGACATCAAGATGGGCCTTGTCCTGCAAGCCGGAGGTCTGCTTGGCGCCGCCCTCGGGGTTGTGGTCTTCAACTACCTCAAGGCCCTTGGCCAGGTCGATCTGCTGGTCAAACTCTGCTATGTCGTCTTCCTTGGCGTGGTTGGCGGACTAATGTTTGTCGAAAGCCTGAACGCGATCCGAAAATCCAAGGCCTCAGCTGGCGCCGCGCCAGCGCCCCGCAGGCAGCGTGGCTGGGTCCATGCACTCCCGTTCAAGATGCGGTTCCGCACCTCAGGTCTTTATATCTCTGTCATTCCACCACTGCTGGTCGGCGTCGTCGTCGGTATCCTTGCCGCAATCATGGGGGTTGGTGGCGGTTTCATCATGGTGCCTGCGATGATCTACATTCTGGGCATGCCAACCAAGGTGGTTGTGGGCACATCGCTGTTCCAGATCATACTGGTGACAGCCTTCACCACCATGTTGCACGCCACGACAAACTACACAGTGGACATCGTCTTGGCGGTTCTGCTGCTGGTCGGCGGCGTCATCGGCGCGCAGATTGGCACCCGCATTGGGGTCTATCTGAAAGCAGAGCAGTTGCGTATCCTGCTCGCCCTCATGGTGATCGTGGTCTGTGTCAAGCTCGGTCTGGATCTCTTGCTCATGCCCTCCGAGCTCTATTCGCTCGGCAGCGACGGGGGCCATTGA
- the tsaB gene encoding tRNA (adenosine(37)-N6)-threonylcarbamoyltransferase complex dimerization subunit type 1 TsaB — MPSDVLVLGFDTSAAHCAAALLQGDVILAQTCEEMTRGQAERLMPLLEEVLAKGGATWADLDALGVGIGPGNFTGIRIAVSAARGLALGLEIPAVGVNGFEAREHTGTFAAVPAPRDQVYAHPPGEDPRLMPLAEAHAIATALRLELIAEATPPHIAETIARRAAERYKDATSAPAPLYLRAADAAPAKNAPPTLIDG; from the coding sequence TTGCCGTCTGACGTTCTCGTCCTCGGATTTGATACATCGGCCGCGCATTGCGCGGCCGCTTTGTTGCAGGGGGACGTCATCCTCGCACAAACTTGTGAAGAGATGACACGCGGACAGGCCGAACGGCTGATGCCGCTGCTGGAGGAAGTACTCGCTAAAGGTGGAGCAACCTGGGCCGATCTTGATGCGCTGGGAGTTGGCATAGGTCCGGGCAACTTCACCGGAATTCGCATTGCCGTCTCAGCTGCGAGAGGCCTGGCATTGGGGTTGGAAATACCCGCCGTCGGCGTCAACGGGTTTGAGGCGCGCGAGCATACCGGTACATTCGCTGCGGTGCCAGCGCCACGTGATCAGGTATACGCGCATCCGCCAGGAGAAGACCCCCGACTGATGCCGCTCGCCGAAGCGCACGCCATCGCAACAGCGCTGAGGCTGGAGCTGATTGCTGAGGCGACGCCACCGCACATTGCCGAAACGATCGCACGACGGGCTGCAGAGCGCTACAAAGATGCCACATCCGCACCGGCTCCCCTGTACCTGCGGGCTGCTGATGCCGCCCCTGCCAAAAACGCACCGCCAACACTGATTGACGGTTAA
- a CDS encoding ABC transporter permease, with the protein MDKMPKWADVVLIPLISLILAAILSALVILGIGEDPIAAVNLMVSGALGSTYGWGYTLYYATNFLFTGLAVSVAFHARLFNIGGEGQAMLGGLGVALVCLYIPWPHWSLALIFASLGAAVFGAAWAAIPAYLQAKRGSHIVITTIMFNFIAAAVLNYVLVNLLRPEGSMDPATARFPEAVHLPSLHEILAPIGIEFSKAAPANVSFLVAVAACIAVWLLIWRTKLGYEIRAYGNSEYGALYAGISPVKITMVAMLISGGLAGMMATNNVMGEAERLVLNSTEGAGFIGIAVALMGRSHPFGVFLAAILFGFLYQGGAELALWTSIPRELIVVIQALVILFTGALDNMVRGPLERIFLALRRGKV; encoded by the coding sequence ATGGATAAGATGCCTAAATGGGCCGATGTCGTGCTGATCCCACTGATCAGCCTCATATTGGCCGCTATTCTGTCTGCCTTGGTGATCCTCGGCATTGGCGAAGACCCAATTGCTGCCGTGAACCTGATGGTGTCCGGAGCGTTGGGGTCGACCTATGGCTGGGGCTACACGCTCTACTACGCCACCAACTTCCTGTTCACGGGTCTTGCCGTATCCGTGGCCTTCCACGCGCGACTGTTCAACATCGGCGGCGAGGGTCAGGCCATGCTCGGCGGTCTGGGCGTCGCCCTTGTCTGCCTGTACATCCCGTGGCCCCATTGGTCACTTGCGTTGATCTTTGCCAGCCTCGGTGCTGCGGTGTTTGGAGCGGCCTGGGCGGCCATCCCGGCCTATCTTCAGGCAAAACGCGGCAGCCACATCGTGATCACCACCATCATGTTCAACTTCATCGCTGCTGCGGTGCTGAACTATGTGTTGGTGAACCTGCTGCGCCCCGAAGGCTCGATGGATCCGGCCACAGCCCGCTTTCCTGAGGCCGTTCACCTGCCGTCGCTGCATGAAATTCTGGCGCCTATCGGCATTGAGTTTTCCAAGGCAGCTCCCGCGAATGTCAGCTTCCTTGTAGCGGTTGCGGCCTGCATCGCGGTCTGGCTGCTGATCTGGCGCACCAAGCTTGGCTATGAAATTCGGGCCTATGGCAATTCCGAATATGGTGCGCTCTATGCCGGGATTTCGCCGGTGAAGATCACCATGGTTGCCATGCTGATCTCTGGCGGCCTGGCAGGCATGATGGCCACCAACAATGTGATGGGTGAGGCAGAGCGTCTGGTTCTGAATTCTACCGAAGGCGCTGGTTTCATCGGCATTGCCGTGGCTCTTATGGGGCGCAGCCATCCCTTTGGTGTGTTCCTGGCCGCTATCCTGTTCGGCTTCCTCTATCAGGGCGGCGCTGAACTGGCGCTCTGGACCAGCATTCCTCGCGAATTGATCGTGGTCATTCAGGCGCTGGTGATCCTATTCACAGGCGCATTGGACAATATGGTGAGAGGCCCGCTAGAGCGGATCTTCCTTGCTCTGCGCCGGGGGAAAGTATGA
- a CDS encoding TIGR02186 family protein: MLGCAIHRKGRVESRSGLHHASQRLCAALLLILPLASLAPAPTAAQTAATLIDSEPATGPREEVVLGLSQDRVAITANFDGSEILIFGAVKREAPIPQDDPLEVIVAVSGPSSPVMVRRKEKKLGIWVNTDSVLVDSAPSFYAVATSAPLSQVLSDTEDLRYRVSVGRAIRSVGAGMHIRGAQRFAEAVIRIRSDNDLYSLRENTVAVDQQTLFRTAIDMPADLTEGAYRTRILLTRGGTVVAQYETNIDVRKVGLERFLYAMSREQPFLYGLMSLAIAIAAGWGASAAFRLLRRS; the protein is encoded by the coding sequence ATGCTCGGTTGCGCTATCCATCGTAAGGGCCGTGTCGAGTCGCGCTCGGGCTTGCACCACGCCAGTCAGCGCCTTTGTGCGGCACTCTTGCTGATCCTGCCGCTCGCGTCACTCGCACCGGCACCAACAGCAGCCCAAACCGCAGCCACCCTGATTGACAGTGAACCCGCAACCGGGCCGCGCGAAGAGGTCGTGCTGGGCCTCAGTCAGGACCGTGTTGCCATCACAGCCAACTTTGATGGTTCGGAGATCCTGATCTTCGGCGCCGTGAAACGCGAAGCACCGATCCCGCAGGATGACCCGCTTGAGGTGATTGTCGCCGTGTCCGGCCCGTCGTCGCCGGTGATGGTCCGGCGCAAGGAAAAAAAGCTTGGTATTTGGGTGAATACAGACAGCGTTCTGGTGGACTCTGCGCCCAGCTTCTATGCCGTCGCAACCAGCGCGCCCCTCTCGCAGGTGCTGAGCGATACCGAAGATCTGCGGTATCGGGTATCCGTGGGTCGTGCGATCCGCTCGGTTGGGGCCGGGATGCACATACGCGGCGCCCAGCGATTTGCCGAAGCCGTGATCCGCATTCGCTCCGACAATGATCTCTACTCGCTACGGGAAAATACCGTCGCTGTAGATCAGCAAACCTTGTTTCGCACAGCGATTGACATGCCCGCCGACCTTACGGAAGGAGCCTATCGCACGCGCATCCTGCTGACCCGAGGGGGAACGGTGGTAGCGCAGTACGAAACCAACATCGACGTGCGCAAGGTGGGGCTGGAACGTTTTCTCTACGCGATGTCGCGGGAGCAGCCGTTTCTCTACGGTTTGATGTCACTGGCCATTGCGATTGCCGCAGGCTGGGGAGCCTCGGCCGCCTTCCGCCTCTTGCGCAGAAGCTGA
- a CDS encoding GNAT family N-acetyltransferase, which produces MTTPAHNQPTPPTPEDMARTHQAAFLQGRPWSAREFAALLDSPFSYAVGDARSFALGRVVAGEAELLTIATHPSHQRQGLARAILERWREVALTRDATDGFLEVAADNQSARTLYKAYGFAESGRRVGYYPRKGAAAVDAVLMSVSLRKAESPE; this is translated from the coding sequence ATGACGACACCCGCGCACAACCAGCCAACGCCCCCAACGCCGGAGGACATGGCCCGTACCCATCAGGCCGCTTTTCTGCAGGGTCGTCCTTGGTCCGCACGCGAATTTGCCGCCCTCTTGGACAGCCCGTTCAGCTATGCGGTCGGAGATGCGCGCAGTTTTGCCCTTGGCCGCGTCGTCGCCGGGGAAGCGGAACTCCTGACCATTGCCACCCACCCCAGTCATCAGCGGCAAGGGCTGGCACGAGCCATCCTGGAGAGATGGCGGGAGGTTGCCCTGACGCGCGATGCAACCGATGGGTTTCTGGAGGTTGCAGCAGACAACCAGTCGGCCCGTACCCTGTACAAGGCCTATGGATTCGCAGAAAGCGGTCGACGGGTCGGTTACTACCCCCGCAAAGGCGCGGCAGCAGTGGACGCAGTGCTCATGAGTGTCAGCTTACGCAAGGCCGAAAGCCCAGAATAA
- a CDS encoding ABC transporter ATP-binding protein has product MTAPAIELKGISKAFGPVQANKDISIRVAPGTIHGIIGENGAGKSTLMSILYGFYKADKGEVWIHGKRTEIPDSQAAISAGIGMVFQHFKLVENFTVLENIILGAEDGGLLKPSLSKARKSLKDLAAEYELNVDPDARIDEIGVGMQQRVEILKALYRQADILILDEPTGVLTPAEADQLFRILDRLRAEGKTIILITHKLREIMEYTDTVSVMRRGEMTATVKTAETSPEHLAELMVGRKVLLRVDKVPATPGKPILEIENLSVVDEAGVARVKNIDLTVRAGEILGIAGVAGNGQSELMEVLGGMREGQGSIRLNGAPLPLSGAGSDARARRAAHVAHVPEDRQREGLIMDFHAWENVAFGYHHAPEYQRGLLMNNAALRADTEAKMAKFDVRPPDPWLAAKNFSGGNQQKIVVAREIERNPELLLIGQPTRGVDIGAIEFIHKQIVELRDQGKAILLVSVELEEILSLADRVAVMFDGMIMGERPADQTDEKELGLLMAGVAGEAA; this is encoded by the coding sequence ATGACGGCACCAGCAATTGAACTAAAAGGCATCTCCAAAGCCTTTGGCCCGGTCCAGGCCAATAAGGATATCTCAATCCGTGTTGCCCCGGGCACGATCCACGGGATCATCGGCGAAAACGGAGCGGGCAAATCAACGCTGATGAGCATCCTCTACGGGTTCTACAAGGCCGATAAAGGCGAGGTTTGGATTCACGGGAAACGGACCGAAATCCCCGACAGCCAAGCCGCCATCTCAGCCGGTATCGGCATGGTGTTCCAACACTTTAAACTGGTGGAGAATTTCACCGTATTGGAGAATATCATCCTAGGCGCCGAAGATGGTGGGCTGCTGAAGCCATCGCTGAGTAAGGCACGAAAGTCGCTGAAGGATCTGGCAGCAGAATATGAGCTGAACGTTGACCCCGATGCGCGCATCGACGAGATCGGTGTGGGTATGCAACAGCGCGTCGAGATCCTGAAGGCACTCTATCGTCAGGCCGACATCTTGATTCTGGATGAACCCACCGGTGTGTTGACCCCGGCAGAAGCGGATCAACTGTTCCGTATTCTGGACCGGCTGCGCGCAGAGGGAAAAACAATCATCCTGATTACCCACAAGCTGCGCGAAATCATGGAATACACCGACACGGTATCGGTGATGCGCCGTGGCGAGATGACCGCCACCGTGAAGACCGCCGAAACCAGCCCCGAGCATCTGGCCGAGCTGATGGTCGGTCGCAAGGTGCTGCTGCGCGTCGACAAGGTCCCCGCGACCCCTGGCAAACCGATCCTTGAGATTGAGAACCTCAGTGTTGTTGATGAGGCCGGTGTCGCGCGTGTTAAGAACATTGATCTGACCGTCCGAGCCGGAGAAATCCTGGGGATCGCCGGTGTTGCCGGCAATGGCCAGTCCGAACTGATGGAAGTGCTGGGTGGCATGCGTGAGGGTCAGGGCAGCATTCGCCTCAATGGCGCGCCCCTGCCTTTGTCAGGTGCCGGTTCCGACGCCCGCGCCCGTCGCGCAGCCCATGTGGCCCACGTTCCCGAAGACCGTCAGCGCGAAGGTCTGATCATGGACTTTCACGCTTGGGAAAACGTGGCGTTCGGCTATCATCACGCCCCCGAATACCAGCGCGGCCTGCTGATGAACAACGCTGCCCTGCGCGCAGATACAGAGGCCAAGATGGCCAAATTTGACGTCCGCCCACCGGATCCATGGCTCGCCGCCAAGAACTTCTCCGGAGGCAATCAGCAGAAAATCGTTGTCGCCCGCGAAATCGAACGCAATCCAGAGCTGCTGCTGATCGGCCAGCCGACACGGGGCGTCGATATCGGTGCCATCGAGTTTATTCACAAGCAGATCGTCGAGCTGCGCGATCAGGGGAAGGCTATCCTGCTGGTCTCTGTTGAGTTGGAAGAAATCCTGTCGCTTGCCGACCGTGTTGCTGTGATGTTTGACGGGATGATCATGGGCGAACGCCCTGCTGATCAGACCGATGAGAAAGAGCTGGGCCTGTTGATGGCCGGCGTCGCGGGGGAGGCCGCGTAA
- a CDS encoding NifU family protein: MFIQTESTPNPATLKFLPGQTVLEMGTADFPTADAAGSSPLAQRIFAVSGVTGVFFGNDFVTVTKADTVEWDHIKPAILGAVMEHFQSGQPVISEGGEQTSGHAEHTGEDGEIVNQIKELLDSRVRPAVAQDGGDITFHGFDRGVVYLHMQGACAGCPSSTLTLKMGIENLLRHYIPEVTEVRPVAV, from the coding sequence ATGTTCATTCAGACCGAATCCACGCCCAACCCGGCGACGCTGAAATTCCTGCCGGGCCAGACTGTTCTGGAGATGGGCACCGCCGATTTTCCAACCGCCGATGCCGCGGGCAGCTCGCCTCTAGCGCAGCGAATCTTTGCCGTTTCCGGGGTCACAGGCGTATTCTTTGGCAATGACTTTGTCACAGTAACCAAAGCTGATACCGTTGAATGGGACCACATCAAGCCCGCAATCCTGGGCGCCGTGATGGAGCATTTCCAGTCCGGTCAGCCGGTCATCTCTGAGGGCGGAGAACAGACCTCGGGGCATGCTGAACACACTGGTGAAGACGGCGAAATCGTCAACCAGATCAAGGAATTGCTTGACAGCCGCGTGCGCCCAGCGGTGGCCCAGGATGGCGGCGACATCACGTTCCATGGATTTGATCGCGGCGTTGTTTATCTGCACATGCAAGGGGCTTGTGCCGGTTGCCCGTCCTCAACCCTGACCCTGAAGATGGGCATCGAAAACCTGCTGCGTCACTACATTCCGGAAGTAACCGAGGTGCGCCCCGTTGCCGTCTGA
- a CDS encoding ABC transporter permease — MDFLTLIQVLDSTVRLATPLLLACLAGLFSERAGIFDIGLEGKMLMAAFFSAAVAATTGNVWLGLLAGIASSLVLSGLHGLASITFRGNQLISGVAINFLAAGMTVLIAQDWFQQGGRTPSLFSGGRFEPINLPFADALADVPVLGPIYSELLSGHSVLVYLAFLAVPATAWILFGTRFGLRLRAVGENPAAVDTAGVSVVGLRYAAVMICGLLCGIAGAYLATALQAGFVKDMTAGRGFIALAALIFAKWRPWHALGACLLFGLLQAVALRFQNIEIGTFVIPVQMMDALPYILTVVILAGFVGKAVPPKAGGEPYVKER, encoded by the coding sequence ATGGATTTTCTGACTCTGATCCAAGTGCTCGACAGCACCGTTCGTCTTGCTACGCCGCTGCTGCTGGCCTGTCTGGCAGGCCTGTTCTCTGAACGCGCCGGCATTTTTGATATTGGGCTTGAAGGCAAAATGCTGATGGCTGCCTTCTTCTCCGCTGCGGTTGCCGCAACCACGGGGAATGTCTGGCTGGGCCTTTTGGCTGGTATCGCGTCTTCGCTGGTCCTTAGCGGGCTGCACGGGCTCGCCTCGATCACCTTCCGCGGCAACCAGCTGATCTCAGGTGTGGCGATCAACTTCCTCGCTGCCGGGATGACGGTGCTGATTGCGCAGGACTGGTTTCAGCAAGGCGGCCGCACCCCGTCCCTCTTCTCAGGCGGTCGTTTTGAGCCAATCAATCTGCCGTTTGCGGATGCACTGGCGGATGTGCCGGTACTGGGCCCGATCTATAGTGAGCTGCTGTCTGGCCACTCCGTGCTGGTTTATCTGGCCTTCCTCGCGGTGCCCGCGACCGCATGGATCCTGTTTGGCACCCGCTTCGGCCTGCGCCTCCGCGCCGTTGGGGAGAACCCGGCAGCTGTTGATACCGCCGGTGTATCTGTTGTCGGGCTGCGCTACGCAGCCGTGATGATCTGTGGCCTGCTTTGCGGGATCGCGGGTGCGTATCTTGCGACCGCCCTTCAGGCTGGGTTCGTGAAGGATATGACTGCGGGTCGTGGCTTTATCGCCTTGGCAGCCCTGATCTTTGCCAAGTGGCGGCCCTGGCATGCGCTTGGAGCCTGCCTTCTGTTCGGCCTCCTACAGGCGGTTGCCCTGCGGTTCCAGAATATTGAAATCGGGACCTTTGTGATCCCGGTTCAGATGATGGACGCGTTGCCCTACATTCTGACAGTCGTGATCTTGGCTGGGTTTGTTGGCAAAGCCGTACCGCCCAAGGCCGGTGGTGAGCCCTACGTCAAGGAACGCTAA
- a CDS encoding universal stress protein has protein sequence MRKFLVVLDDSRECLNAMRFAAMRAAKTGGGVEILSVIPPDEFNHWIGVGEVMREEARERIHAHFEVFAKWMRDRQGIEPKLVIREGEAVPEIIAQIESDTEIGVLVLGAGDDRKGPGPLVTQLSRSSGSLPVPITIVPGDLSKEKLEAIT, from the coding sequence ATGCGCAAATTTCTTGTCGTATTGGATGACAGTCGCGAATGTCTGAACGCGATGCGGTTCGCCGCCATGCGCGCTGCCAAAACCGGCGGCGGGGTTGAGATCCTTTCAGTGATTCCCCCGGATGAATTCAACCACTGGATCGGCGTTGGCGAAGTGATGAGGGAAGAAGCCCGTGAACGCATACACGCGCATTTTGAAGTTTTTGCAAAATGGATGCGGGACCGTCAGGGGATTGAACCTAAACTTGTGATCCGTGAAGGCGAAGCTGTGCCTGAGATCATCGCCCAGATCGAGTCCGACACCGAAATTGGTGTTCTGGTACTGGGCGCAGGGGACGATCGCAAAGGTCCCGGCCCGCTTGTCACCCAACTTAGCCGCTCATCCGGCAGCCTGCCGGTGCCGATCACAATCGTGCCCGGCGATCTGTCCAAGGAAAAACTGGAAGCGATCACCTGA
- a CDS encoding SDR family oxidoreductase — protein sequence MSAEDQVSKRTILITGASSGIGRAVAELFLEEGWQVGLLARRAEQLEEVAQDRDTAHVLPADVTDPGAVDHAFDCFAKRVGRLDVLFNNAGIFTPSGTIDEIELEDWFAAVNVNLNGMFLAARAAFRQMRQQSPQGGRIINNGSIAAHVPRPGSAPYAATKSAITGLTRSLSLDGRPFQIACGQIDIGNARTPMVEDLSARQVSADPSAVPMQTFAVEDAAQSVLHMADLPLEANVQFMTIMATTMPYIGRG from the coding sequence ATGAGCGCAGAGGATCAAGTCTCCAAACGTACGATCCTGATCACCGGGGCAAGCTCGGGTATCGGTCGTGCCGTGGCTGAGTTGTTTCTGGAGGAGGGCTGGCAGGTTGGCCTGTTGGCGCGTCGTGCAGAACAGTTGGAAGAGGTCGCGCAGGATCGTGACACAGCTCATGTTCTGCCCGCCGATGTGACGGACCCCGGCGCTGTCGACCACGCCTTTGATTGCTTTGCAAAACGGGTAGGGCGGTTGGATGTGCTGTTCAACAATGCTGGTATTTTCACCCCTTCGGGCACCATCGACGAGATTGAGCTGGAAGATTGGTTTGCTGCGGTCAATGTGAACTTAAACGGTATGTTTTTGGCAGCGCGCGCGGCCTTTCGCCAGATGCGCCAGCAATCGCCGCAGGGTGGCCGGATCATCAACAACGGATCCATCGCGGCTCATGTTCCGCGCCCCGGATCAGCCCCCTATGCTGCGACAAAATCGGCGATCACCGGGCTGACCCGTAGCCTGTCCTTGGATGGGCGCCCCTTTCAGATCGCCTGCGGGCAAATCGATATCGGCAACGCGCGCACGCCCATGGTGGAAGACCTGAGTGCGCGGCAGGTCTCAGCTGATCCGTCTGCCGTACCGATGCAGACCTTTGCGGTGGAAGACGCCGCGCAATCGGTGCTGCATATGGCAGATCTGCCACTTGAGGCGAATGTTCAGTTCATGACGATCATGGCGACGACCATGCCCTACATCGGGCGTGGTTAG